From a region of the Pseudomonas fulva 12-X genome:
- a CDS encoding chemotaxis protein CheB, whose translation MNPSSAARIAVIADTSLQRHVLQQALSSNGYQVVLNSDPERLDDAALRACEADLWLVDLVQSEDLPLIDTLLADAEVPVLFGEGHAPERSSENYPRWERRLVGKLKKLVGDPALAAAGGGLESLLAEAQRPERIDLPAVLADTPLQAGEPARQVWLLAASLGGPAAVKAFLDALPGGLPVAFLYAQHIDPSFEATLPQAVGRHSQWRVGNVRDGDTLRCGEVVVVPISNELTFTDDGVMRVAARPWPEPYSPSIDQMMLNLAQRYAAGSGVIAFSGMGSDGSAAAAYVKRQGGIIWTQRAESCACSSMPDSLREGGYSSFTADPRELAAALVEHLAEQCATERQSSSTSFAV comes from the coding sequence ATGAATCCATCCAGTGCAGCCCGTATTGCGGTAATCGCCGACACCTCGCTGCAGCGCCATGTGCTGCAGCAGGCGTTGAGCAGCAACGGTTACCAGGTAGTGCTCAACAGCGACCCGGAGCGCCTCGATGATGCGGCGCTGCGAGCCTGCGAAGCGGACCTGTGGCTGGTCGACCTGGTGCAGTCCGAGGATCTGCCGCTGATCGATACGCTGCTCGCTGATGCCGAGGTGCCGGTGCTGTTCGGCGAAGGCCATGCGCCTGAGCGCAGCTCGGAAAATTACCCGCGCTGGGAGCGCCGGCTGGTCGGCAAGCTGAAGAAGCTGGTCGGTGATCCCGCCCTGGCCGCTGCCGGTGGCGGTCTCGAAAGCCTGCTGGCCGAGGCGCAGCGCCCTGAGCGCATCGACTTGCCGGCGGTGCTGGCCGATACCCCGCTGCAGGCCGGCGAGCCGGCCCGTCAGGTCTGGCTGCTGGCGGCGTCGCTCGGCGGGCCGGCGGCAGTGAAGGCGTTTCTCGATGCGCTGCCGGGCGGTCTGCCGGTGGCCTTCCTGTATGCCCAGCACATCGACCCCAGCTTCGAAGCCACCTTGCCCCAGGCCGTCGGCCGTCACAGCCAGTGGCGGGTTGGCAACGTGCGTGATGGCGACACCCTGCGCTGCGGCGAAGTGGTGGTGGTGCCGATCAGCAACGAGCTGACCTTCACCGATGATGGCGTGATGCGCGTCGCCGCACGCCCCTGGCCGGAGCCTTACAGCCCGTCGATCGACCAGATGATGCTCAACCTGGCCCAGCGTTACGCTGCCGGCAGTGGCGTGATCGCCTTCAGCGGCATGGGCAGTGATGGCAGTGCTGCGGCCGCCTACGTGAAGCGCCAGGGCGGCATCATCTGGACGCAGCGGGCCGAGAGCTGCGCCTGCTCGAGCATGCCCGACAGCCTGCGCGAAGGCGGCTACAGCAGCTTCACCGCCGACCCGCGGGAGCTGGCCGCGGCGCTGGTCGAGCACCTTGCCGAGCAGTGCGCCACTGAGCGGCAGTCTTCTTCTACCTCGTTCGCTGTCTGA
- a CDS encoding chemotaxis protein CheW — protein MSQAVATQNSVSSLTGLVVPLADRTLLLPNVAVAELIPYRAPPAMAGMPDWFLGQVAWRDLSLPLLSFEAASGGQPVVGSGARIAILNALGGRANVKFIALLVQGIPRSLRVTEDLPRADAALAPLELAAVKVDDAVLRIPDLEGLEQLLADAELI, from the coding sequence ATGAGCCAAGCCGTCGCTACCCAGAACAGCGTCAGCAGCCTGACCGGTCTGGTCGTGCCGCTGGCCGATCGCACGCTGCTGCTGCCCAACGTGGCGGTGGCCGAGCTGATTCCCTATCGCGCGCCACCGGCCATGGCCGGCATGCCGGACTGGTTTCTTGGCCAGGTGGCCTGGCGCGATCTGAGCCTGCCGTTGCTGAGCTTCGAGGCCGCCAGTGGCGGTCAGCCGGTGGTCGGCAGCGGCGCGCGGATCGCCATCCTCAACGCCCTGGGCGGGCGCGCCAACGTCAAGTTCATCGCCTTGCTGGTGCAGGGTATTCCGCGTTCCCTGCGCGTCACCGAGGACCTGCCGCGCGCCGACGCTGCGCTGGCGCCGCTGGAGCTGGCGGCGGTGAAGGTGGATGACGCCGTGCTGCGCATTCCCGATCTCGAAGGTCTCGAGCAGCTGCTCGCCGATGCCGAGCTGATCTAA
- a CDS encoding ferritin-like domain-containing protein, translating into MSTPLTDISILRQRARQHLDSGAITEGYTADRETVLRLLNESLATELVCYLRYKRHYHMASGLKASVAAAEFLEHAQQELEHSDKLAERITQLGGEPDFNPATLTARSHAEYVAGNSLKEMVTENLVAERIAIDSYREIIAYLGNDDPTTRRIFEDILAQEEEHADDMSDILDDL; encoded by the coding sequence ATGAGCACCCCTCTCACCGATATCAGCATTCTGCGCCAGCGTGCCCGTCAGCACCTCGACTCCGGGGCGATCACCGAGGGTTACACCGCCGACCGTGAAACCGTACTGCGCCTGCTCAACGAGTCGCTGGCCACCGAGCTGGTCTGTTACCTGCGCTACAAGCGCCACTACCACATGGCCAGTGGCCTCAAGGCCAGTGTGGCGGCTGCCGAGTTTCTCGAGCATGCCCAGCAGGAGCTGGAGCACTCCGACAAGCTGGCCGAGCGCATCACCCAGCTCGGCGGCGAGCCGGATTTCAACCCGGCCACGCTGACCGCGCGCTCCCACGCCGAATACGTTGCCGGCAACTCGCTCAAGGAAATGGTGACCGAGAATTTGGTGGCCGAGCGCATCGCCATCGACAGCTACCGCGAGATCATCGCCTACTTGGGTAATGACGATCCGACCACGCGGCGCATCTTCGAAGACATCCTCGCTCAGGAAGAAGAGCACGCCGACGACATGTCGGACATTCTCGACGACCTCTGA
- a CDS encoding cytochrome b: MKDRYSGTQIALHWLSAVLVICTLSLPYAQDLVTDLLGGTGNLFTLHKSLGLSILLLTLLRLLVRARQGAPQLLARSANWQRRAAGLAHVLLYLLLMAMPMSGLLFGKRPVELFWLVSIDPLPVSDATRALARQFHLTAKYLLFALILGHACMALWHHYRLHDSVLRAMLPRRS; encoded by the coding sequence ATGAAGGACCGCTATTCAGGCACCCAGATCGCGCTGCACTGGCTCAGCGCTGTGCTGGTCATCTGCACCCTGTCACTGCCCTACGCCCAGGATCTGGTCACCGACCTGCTCGGCGGAACCGGCAATCTATTCACCCTGCACAAATCTCTCGGTCTGAGCATTCTGCTGCTGACCCTGTTGCGCCTGCTGGTGCGCGCCCGGCAAGGCGCGCCGCAATTGCTGGCACGCAGCGCAAACTGGCAACGGCGGGCGGCCGGGCTGGCCCACGTACTGCTGTATCTGCTGCTGATGGCAATGCCAATGAGCGGCCTGCTGTTCGGCAAACGCCCGGTGGAGCTGTTCTGGCTGGTGAGCATCGACCCGTTGCCGGTATCCGACGCCACCCGTGCCCTGGCCCGTCAGTTTCACCTGACGGCCAAGTACCTGTTGTTCGCCTTGATTCTGGGGCATGCGTGCATGGCGCTCTGGCACCATTATCGGCTGCACGACAGCGTACTCAGGGCCATGCTGCCGCGGCGCAGCTGA
- a CDS encoding 16S rRNA (uracil(1498)-N(3))-methyltransferase, with translation MRLSRFFIDAPLSLGQHELPEAQAHYIGRVLRHAAGDAVQLFDGSGQEFLGELIEVGKKSVRVELREQFAGQAESPLHIHLGQGLSRGERMDWAIQKATELGAQVISPIISARCEVRLKDERTDKRMAHWRQVAISACEQCGRSVIPVIHPPIVLGDWLQQTSADLKLVLHPVAEPLTSHAKPASLAFLIGPEGGLTDAEVEQAKGAGFHAARLGPRVLRTETAPVAGLAVAQHLWGDF, from the coding sequence ATGCGCCTTTCCCGCTTCTTCATCGACGCCCCGCTGTCTCTCGGTCAACACGAACTGCCCGAAGCCCAGGCCCATTACATCGGCCGGGTGCTGCGCCATGCCGCGGGCGACGCGGTGCAGCTGTTCGATGGCAGCGGCCAGGAGTTTCTCGGCGAGCTGATCGAAGTCGGCAAGAAGAGCGTGCGCGTCGAGCTGCGTGAGCAGTTCGCCGGGCAGGCCGAGTCGCCTCTGCATATCCATCTGGGCCAGGGGCTGTCGCGTGGCGAGCGCATGGACTGGGCGATCCAGAAAGCCACCGAGCTCGGCGCCCAGGTGATCAGCCCGATCATCAGCGCACGCTGCGAGGTGCGCCTGAAGGATGAGCGCACCGACAAGCGCATGGCCCACTGGCGCCAGGTGGCGATCAGCGCCTGCGAGCAATGCGGGCGCTCGGTGATTCCCGTGATCCATCCGCCCATCGTGCTGGGCGACTGGCTGCAACAGACCAGCGCAGACCTCAAGCTGGTGCTGCATCCCGTTGCCGAGCCGCTGACCAGCCACGCCAAACCCGCTTCGCTGGCCTTTCTTATCGGCCCCGAAGGCGGCCTGACCGATGCCGAGGTCGAGCAGGCCAAAGGCGCCGGCTTTCATGCCGCACGGCTGGGCCCACGCGTGCTGCGCACGGAAACCGCGCCTGTCGCCGGCCTCGCCGTGGCGCAGCATCTGTGGGGCGATTTCTAG
- a CDS encoding adenosylmethionine--8-amino-7-oxononanoate transaminase — MSNQHWMQRDLDVLWHPCTQMKDHERLPLIPIRRGEGVWLEDFEGKRYLDAVSSWWVNVFGHANARIGERIKEQVDQLEHVMLAGFSHQPVVELSERLVQITPPGLSRVFFADNGSSGIEVALKMSFHYWLNSGQPAKKRFVTLTNSYHGETVAAMSVGDVALFTDTYKALLLDTLKVQSPDCYLRPEGVSWEEHSRTMFAAMEQTLAEHHHEVAAVIVEPLIQGAGGMRMYHPVYLKLLREACDRYGVHLIHDEIAVGFGRTGTMFACEQAGITPDFLVLSKALTGGYLPMAAVLTTDEVYAAFYDEYATLRAFLHSHTYTGNPLACAAALATLDIFEQDGVIEANKRLAARMASATAHLVDHPHVAEVRQTGMALAIEMVQDKAGKVAYPWQERRGLKVYEHALTRGALLRPLGSVVYFLPPYVISEEQIDFLAEVASEGIDLATRTSVSVAVGDNRYPGFRDPG, encoded by the coding sequence ATGAGTAACCAACACTGGATGCAGCGTGACCTGGACGTCCTCTGGCACCCCTGTACACAGATGAAGGACCACGAGCGGCTGCCGCTGATTCCAATCCGTCGTGGCGAAGGTGTGTGGCTGGAGGACTTCGAGGGCAAACGTTATCTGGATGCCGTCAGTTCCTGGTGGGTCAATGTATTCGGCCACGCCAACGCGCGTATCGGCGAGCGCATCAAAGAGCAGGTCGATCAGCTCGAGCACGTGATGCTGGCCGGCTTCAGCCACCAGCCGGTGGTAGAACTGTCCGAGCGGCTGGTACAGATCACGCCGCCGGGGCTGAGCCGGGTGTTCTTCGCCGACAACGGTTCCTCGGGCATCGAGGTGGCGCTGAAAATGAGCTTTCACTACTGGCTCAACAGCGGCCAACCGGCCAAGAAACGTTTCGTGACCCTGACCAACAGCTACCACGGCGAAACCGTGGCTGCGATGTCGGTGGGTGACGTAGCGCTGTTCACCGACACCTACAAGGCGCTGTTGCTCGACACCCTCAAGGTGCAGAGCCCGGATTGCTACCTGCGCCCGGAGGGTGTGAGCTGGGAGGAGCATTCGCGGACGATGTTCGCCGCCATGGAGCAGACCCTGGCCGAGCACCATCACGAAGTGGCGGCGGTGATCGTGGAGCCCTTGATCCAGGGCGCCGGCGGCATGCGCATGTATCACCCGGTCTACCTGAAACTGCTGCGCGAGGCCTGCGACCGCTACGGCGTGCACCTGATCCATGACGAGATCGCCGTTGGCTTCGGCCGCACCGGCACGATGTTCGCCTGCGAGCAGGCCGGCATCACCCCGGATTTTCTGGTGCTGTCCAAAGCGCTGACCGGTGGCTACCTGCCGATGGCCGCCGTACTGACCACCGATGAGGTCTACGCGGCGTTCTACGATGAATACGCCACCCTGCGCGCCTTCCTACATTCGCACACCTACACCGGTAACCCGCTGGCCTGCGCCGCCGCCCTGGCGACTCTGGATATCTTCGAGCAGGACGGCGTGATCGAGGCCAACAAAAGGCTCGCCGCGCGCATGGCCAGCGCGACCGCGCACCTGGTCGACCATCCTCACGTCGCCGAAGTACGCCAGACCGGCATGGCCCTGGCCATTGAGATGGTGCAGGACAAGGCCGGCAAGGTCGCCTATCCCTGGCAGGAACGCCGTGGCCTCAAGGTGTACGAGCACGCCCTGACCCGCGGTGCCCTGCTGCGGCCTTTGGGCAGCGTGGTGTATTTCCTGCCGCCCTACGTGATCAGCGAGGAGCAGATCGACTTTCTCGCCGAGGTGGCCAGTGAGGGCATCGACCTGGCCACCCGCACCTCGGTTAGCGTGGCGGTTGGCGATAACCGCTATCCGGGCTTTCGCGATCCGGGCTAA
- a CDS encoding cytochrome b yields the protein MQWRNSTSRYGFISVFLHWLVAIAVFGLFALGFWMVGLSYYSSWYQTAPDIHRSIGILLFIVMVARLVWRLVSPPPSALPEHGRLTRVASKLGHAFLYLGLFVLMTSGYLISTADGRGISVFGWFEVPASVTSIPNQGDFAGLIHEYLAWTIVIFAILHGLAALKHHFIDRDRTLLRIFGR from the coding sequence ATGCAGTGGCGTAATTCTACGTCTCGTTACGGTTTCATCAGCGTTTTCCTGCACTGGCTGGTGGCCATTGCGGTGTTCGGGCTGTTCGCCTTGGGCTTCTGGATGGTCGGGCTGAGTTACTACAGCAGCTGGTATCAGACTGCGCCGGATATCCACAGGAGCATCGGCATCCTGCTGTTCATCGTCATGGTCGCGCGCCTGGTCTGGCGCCTGGTCAGCCCGCCACCGTCAGCTTTGCCCGAACACGGTCGGCTGACGCGAGTGGCCAGCAAGCTGGGCCACGCCTTCCTATATCTGGGTCTCTTCGTGCTGATGACCTCCGGTTACCTGATTTCCACCGCCGATGGCCGCGGGATCAGCGTGTTCGGCTGGTTCGAAGTGCCGGCCAGCGTGACCAGTATTCCCAACCAGGGCGATTTTGCCGGCCTGATCCACGAATACCTGGCCTGGACTATCGTGATCTTCGCGATCCTGCATGGTCTGGCTGCGTTGAAACACCACTTCATCGACCGCGATCGCACCTTGCTGCGCATCTTCGGGCGTTGA